CATTCATGGATTCAAGCGAGCCTAACATGAATCGTCGCGTCGAATCCTTCGCGCGATCCATGGCTCGGGTAGGATTATGCGCGCTCTCGATCTTTTCTGCGGCGGCGGCCTTTCGTCGGCGGGCGCCCACGCCGCTGGCTTCACCACCGTCGCCGGCATCGACTTCAACCAGCACGCCCTTTCTGCGTTCGCCGTGAATAATCCGCAGGCTCGCACCTATTGCGCGCGCGTCGAGGAAATCGACACCGTTGCGCTCCATGAAGAGATCGGCCCGATCGACGCCTTGATCGCGAGCCCGGCCTGCACCGACCACAGCCGAGCGAAGGGTAGCCGCCCGCGCGACCTGGTCAACATGGAGACGGCGCTCGCGGTCCTGCCCTATGCCCGAACGATGCTCCCTCCGATCCTGGTGATCGAGAACGTGCGCGAGATGCGCAACTGGCGAGGCTATCCCGAGCTTCTGCAGGGGCTTCGCGATATCGGGTACGGCGTCTCCGAGCATGTGTTGGACGCGAGCGATTACGGCGTCCCGCAGACCCGAACCCGCTTGTTCATTGT
The Bosea sp. ANAM02 genome window above contains:
- a CDS encoding DNA cytosine methyltransferase, whose translation is MRALDLFCGGGLSSAGAHAAGFTTVAGIDFNQHALSAFAVNNPQARTYCARVEEIDTVALHEEIGPIDALIASPACTDHSRAKGSRPRDLVNMETALAVLPYARTMLPPILVIENVREMRNWRGYPELLQGLRDIGYGVSEHVLDASDYGVPQTRTRLFIVCLLGRPAPLSIPALRTGRPTVYSILEPKGKWKTRRLADKAEATRNRVEKAFEVLGRDTSFLTVFYGSDGLGYLELSKPLRTITTLGRFALVEPGPDGHTIRMLQVPELKRAMGVPENFHAGSGSVREQIRVIGNGVCAPVMEAILTHCRELITPALAA